ttccCCCATATGCGTGGTTATGTTTGAATGTCAGAGTCTTTCATATCTGGCTCCTGAAAGGAGAAAAGCAAAAACTGAAGTGGGTGGAGGAGGACACAGCCCATTAAGTCTCCCACTAGTCACTTCAGCTAGAGGAGGGGCTTGCAACAAGGGGAGAGGTGCAACAACAACGGCTGCCAATCTCTTTGCCTGCACCTTTGTGATCAGAGGTAGCAATCAGTGATGGGAGCACAGATCCCTAATAGTTAGGACAGGGTCCCTTTTACCATCCTAGCTCCCACGCTGTGTGCAAGCTGCTGAACACTGCCTGCCATGcagctgggggtaggggaggggtaGCTGCTACTGTGCAAAGAGCTGAAATTGACCAAAATTAACCAGTTTACCAGTCTTTCCCTGGAAGTTGTAAGCCTTTAACAGACTCAAGTTCCAAAATAATTATATCATTACTGGTGTTATTTTAACCATATTTTCTGTGATTGATCCCAAGAAAACTTTAGTTATGAAACCATGTGGTCAATaagttataaaaatacatatttattgtttcAATGTTCTTACATAATACAGATACCTAGTCATATACTTAGTCTTcatgttaaatataaataaacaaaaactaaacaaatcAGCAAAACTGCTGGAAAATCCCTCCAAACCATGAACCCTTATAAAAATGCAGAGAGGATGAGATGATCTTACCTTAAGTCACCATGCTCTGAAGATTAACTGCAGCCAAATGTGTGTaaagaagcaataaaaacaaagtgaCGTGGAAGAGTACACAGTGAGCTGGGCAAGTCAAATGGCTCCAGGAACATTTCGGCAAAGTGTCATCTTTGTGTAACAAAGATCAGGGGCTTGACCTCAAACTATAGGGTAATTTCAAAGCAATACCAGGACAGCATGGCCAGAAGACTTGGTAGTCACATGACTTCAGAACATGAGTCCCCAAGGACCCACCGATGAGGAATACCTCCTCTTTACTCGAAAAGCCTGTCCCAGAGCCCTAACTCAAAACCAGGTTACTAAAAATGACTAAGGATCAGCACCTGTCTTGAAAATCCACAACTGTAGTGATACTACATGTGTGCATTTAATGCCTGGAGAACTCTTGCTGCATTTCAGAACAGAAAGTTTTGAATGTTAACCTCAAGAGAAAGTATGATATTGTGGCGAAAATACCCAGGTCAGGTCTGGCCTGACGTGTCTTCCCTATAAAAGTTGAGATCTAAGTCCACGAGCGACAGGAGACACAGTTTCCTTCGTCTTCTCTCACAGGGTGCACCGGTGCAGGGGCCTGTCCTTGTCACAAGTCTCCCACGGTCCTCTTCAGGCTGGAGCAATGGAAACAGCCGGTGGGATGATCCCAAGAACTCACCACACCCAAATCCCACACACAGGCATAGTTCAGCCCCAACAGTTTGCATGCCCTGCTCGGACACAGCTCCGTGCCAGCAGTGCAGGATGGGACAGCCTAGGATGGCCACCAGACACCCAATCTCTGAGTGCAATGGCAAGGATGGCCATCACCACTTCCCAGAAGGCACTGACTTCCATGGTGGGTCAATTACGAGGCTCTGTGGTCGGGGGGCTCCGGACCGTGGACATGAGGTGGGACTTGTAGGTTTTGCTCAGGCCTGTCATCCAGAACTTGAGCAGTTTGACGTTGTCCTCCTCAGATGCTCCGAGGATACTCAGGAGCTTCTGCGTGTCCTCTTTGGGCCGACTGTCCACCTTGGTGAATTTGAAAAGGACCTTCACTTTGCTgcagaaaaccaaacaaaacactcAGATGCCACAGCACAATCACTGAGCTCTGGTCTGCaagcagagctggaattcaaaccctCAGAAGGGACAGCCCAGCAGGGCCGTAGACCACCTGCAACCTTAGGGTCTCTAGTTTGCCCATCAGTGACAGCCTTGGGTAATATGGTTGGTGTATCAAgatggaaaaaaaggagaaaaaaaattttcccttaaattcatgaaagaatttGGTTGATCCTAAGCTTCGCTGTAATATTTGAAATCAGGATAATGTTTTACTAATTAAATTTGACAAAAAATTACTAAGAAGGCAGGAGGAAATAAAGTAACTTGCTTCAGTAAAACAGAAATACCTATTTATCTGActttcagatttttaaagttaattaagCAGCAAAAATAAATGCTTCCCTTGGAGGCAGGTGTCACCCCTGTCTCATAGAGGAGCAGCCTGCAGCTTGGGGCACCAGGTGATTTGCATGGTGTCACCCAGCCAATATATTCCTAGCGGAGCTGGTGATTGAACTCACTCTTAACCTGTGCTCTTAACTGCTCTCCGGTCGCCACAGCCTCACCTCCTTCTCTGAAAACAGCTTCTGGTTCTCCTTAACAGACACACTGCTGCCGGCAATCCAGCCCTCTCCATCAGCACTGAACGCCCCAGGAGTGCAGTGGCCAGTACTTACTTCATCCATTCTTCTTTGAGGCAGATGAGGCACTGGTCAACCACGTCCACAGACAGATTCTGGTTGGTTAGAGCAGCTTCCATCTTATTCAGAATGGTCGGGCCCACTGGGAACAGGGAGGGGCAcagcaggtgggggaggagggtcagCCCAGGAGGGGAGGCGCACTCCCTCTCCCAATCTCGTGGTGCAGGCGCCGCCCAGAAACACCCACCTCGGTCTGCAGCCACAGCACTCCCACTGGTCACCACGAACTCGTACTTGCTCAGAGACTGGTCGTCCTCACACCCAGCcggggggaggctggagggagcgGCTGTGTGGACCTCCACTACGACAGCAAATTCTGCAGCAATACAAACGCACTGCTCCCGGGAGCGTCCTCCACTGGGCAGCAagcccacctctgcctgctgctcaAATCACCTGATCACCCAGGGATAACCCGTCTCCGGAGATGAACACTTGGGCATTTAAAACTTTCTGTGGTTTATTTGTAAACAGTTAAGGTTTAACTCTGTTAGACTAACACCATATTATTTTACAATAATACTAATTATATACCTCAATTTCCATACTATTAAACAGCCCTGGCCGCTAGAGAGAGGTGCCACAATTCCCCCATTCTGTAGACAGGGAAACGGACTCAGAAGCCAAGTGACTCGCCTGAAGCCACTAGAAGTGGTAAGACTTTAAGCCCATCCTGAAATCGGACCCAGGACAGAGGCAGCTGCTCAGGGCTGCGGAGGCCAGCCGCTCTGCCACTGCCCCGCCCACCACCGGAGCGCAGGGCTGCCCCGAGTCGGTGTTGGAAGCCCTGGCCGCCTTGGCAGCTGCGATGGCACCCAGGCTGACTCCTGAGCTTCCTAAACCAAAAGTGAGGGGTGCTGATTAGCTTCTTGGTAGTAAGCTTGCGGGCACTGAGGGCGGAGCCGGCTGAGCAATGGATGCGGAAGATGCAATTAAGGCCTATAAAAGGGGAGCATCTGAGATCATGCTCCCCAGCATGTCCtcagttttggctcaaataagctcttgttttaaaaaagacatgTAAAAGGAAGAAACACTTGGAGGGAACAAGGAAGTGTGACAGAACATGAGAGAGCAAAGGAGCCCATGAGACGCATGGACCATGAAGGCGGCTGTcgcagcccagccagcccccagctcGGCGGCATCCCTGACTCACCTGCCCAGACGCAACTACAGTCCTTTGACAGCCACTGGCTGTTCCCACTCCCAGACTGCGGCCTGCCCCCGCCTGAGAACCATGCCCTGTAAGCCACCCTGACTATGAAGCTGTCCAGACAAACCTCATCCATTTTAAAGGCAGAAAACAAAGGCCCAATGGCACTGGGAAAGCTGGTCCGGCACTGGGGGTACCCCCTGCTCCCAAGGCCGGCAGGCGACATTCTCGAACGCACAGCGAAGGCCCGGCCCATGTCTAAGCCCTGGGCGCTGGGCCGCAGGTGAGGAGAGCACGCACCTGAGGAGAGCACGTGGGTGGGGATCTGCACGTGGGGGCTGAGCCCCAGGAAGTTGCAGCGGTAGGCCTCCTCGTACTGGCTGCTGTAAGGGATGACGCGCACACAGCCCACGGGCAGCATGgtctggagaggagagagggactcAGAACCCACAGCAGATGGAACACCCTGGCCCTGCCTGTCTCCATCACCCACCTTCCAGGACCCTCCGCAGCGCCATCCAaagtctccctcctcccaggaggcgTCCCTGGTCACTCAGCCCCCTGGTGTCTCCTGGCCATTGGTCAGGTGTAACTCGTGCTGCCTCTGCTTTATGGTGCTAATTCCTATATAATTCTTGTATTGCTCAGACAGCGGTCTCTTCCCGCACCCAACAAAGAGATTCCATGCTTTCTGAGAGATTGCCGTATTCACTTTGTGCCTCACAGGCCTACGCAGCAGACGGCAGGCTTTCACACTTTCTAGTGACTTAAACACATGAGCGCCAAACCCGGGCCGTGGCACCCATCGCACCTCTGGGATGGGACAGCGTGCTGCCCCTGCACCACCCCCATCGGACTGTTGCGCAGAGGCAGTGCGGCGACCCAGGGCTGCTGCCACAGCAGCTGTGACCACCCCATGGCTTCTGCAAGTGACTCAGGGGATGAGGATGGGAGAGAGTGTCATTAGTTCTCAATCTATCAGGAAGCACAGACTCCTTCCACTAGAAATAAAAGCCATAAATAACTGTCATTTTTAACCGTGGAGGGAAACACGGATCTCAGGAAGGAGCATCAGTGCACCCTAACAATCACACCCAACAAATACTGTTCTGCTATAGAACAAGGAAGGACAGAAGACACCCTTACCCGGAGAACTTCAAACGCTGACAGGACAAGGTCTGTGTCCCTGCTTTTCCAGATCACCTGGTTCCCCATGAGAACGTGCCAGGCCAACATGCGAAAAGAcgaggcacccaggacctgaaaAACAGAGCTCGGTGCTCTCTGCCCTGAATGTGCATTCTGTCCAACGGATGCTACTTGTGTGTCCATCTAGAACCTTCTCTGTACAGTCAAGGAAGGCAGGTCAGAGAAGAAGCCACTTAGCTTCTCGGGGAGGCTGACTGGCTTGCCCAGGTCAGAAGGCAGACAGTAGTCCCCAGATTTGTGTCTAAAATCAGATCCTAAAACTCTTGCACATTTTATAAgatctttttctcattttcattttcaaagcctTGAAGCAGAAAAAGTATTAGCAACATTTACCTTCTCTGTCTACACACTTTACTTTGCTGAACCACTTGAAAGCAAGTGGCAGGTATCAGGGCACTGCAGGCCCAGGAAGAGCAGGGGTCTCCACAGCCCTCACTCCACATCCAGACGCCGCCGATGTGGCAAACCCAGCATCCAGAGCCAGCCTGCTCCAGCCAGCGCTCCTCCCACCAGGCCTGTCCCCGCCACGCTGCTCCCCGCCCTGCCCACACTGCTCTCATCCAGACCAGTCCCTGCCCCCTGTTTTTAATCTTCTCAAGGATATGCTGTTTGTTTTAGTTACTGCTTctgtagagagagaaatatgctgTTTCACTGGTggattcctgcatgtgccctgacgggcaTGGACCCACAGCCACCAAGGAGGTTGGTGGTCACTCCCCACCACCCGTCCTTGCGGGTCTTGAACACCATGAGCCCCAAGGACCAAGTGTGCTGGAGGGGACGAGGGGGTGGGGACGTGGCTCTGGCCCTCTGCTGCCTACCTGTCTCATGTGCCGAAGGGACTGAAAGACGGACAGCTTTCGGGGCTGCCagctctcacagtctgagagcgaGGAGGAAGCTGTGGGACACTTGGTCAGCTCCCGGCCCTCCGCACCCTCTGGCAAGACAGAGGCTTTTTCCTCTTCAGCCTCCGAGTTGTCCCAGCTTTCTGATTCCTCTTCTAAATCTGCAGGACGGACAACAAAGACAGCTATGAAGCCTGCCGCCCCCTGGACTCCCCCACTTCCTGGCTGCGATGGTCTCCTTGTGTGACCACTTCAGCCCAAAGCCCCTCATGGTTAAGCTACTAGAGGCCGTGGATTGCTGATTGGGGCCAGCCATCTCCACTACTCTTTActgttgttaattttcacccgaggacatttttcccattgatttttagagagcagaacggaggggggaggaggagagagagacacatcgatgtgagagacacattgattggttgcctcccacacacaccgaccaggctggggatggaacctgcaacccaggtacgtgctcttgatggggaatcaaacccatgaccctccgtgcacaggccgaagctctatccactgagcgcaCCAGCAGGGCTATCCTACGCTTACCCTACGAGCCCTGCAGTGGGCGGGGAGGGCCCAGAGCCTCACTGCGCTGCCAGGCACCTACAGAACTGCGCGGTTCCCACAGGGGAAAGGTCACGCAAACGGCACggaggacagagcctggctgcctGAGCTCCTCCACGGCCAGGACTACTCCAGGGGCTTCCTCGCTCCTCACCCTTTCACCCTCAATACTATCctcctcattttaaagataaagaaatgtcTGTTATTTCAATTAGTATTCATACAATCCTCACCTGGTGAGGCCCTCGGGGAGGGCTGTGCCCAGCACATGGAACAGAGCAGAAGGCAGGCCCTGCAGATGGGTCAGCCGcccccagagcctgtgctctGAGCCTCCTGTGACCAGAACACAGACCGGGATGTGACAGAAGCCCTGGAAGGCTGTCCGGATACACGGGGctctctgtgccaggaactctcACCACCTTCACTAGCCTGGAAACTTAGTCACTACAATGATGGGCACTCTAGGGCCAGCCTGGCCACGACTGCAAAGTTTTCTCTCTTCTAAGTACCTTCTGCTCTCGCGGAAACTATTTGCTTTTCCCTACTCAGGAGAGGGTTTGCGTGCAAGCGTGTGGAAGTGACCTGACTGCAGGAGGGGCCTTGCGACAGCTCCAGTGTTTTCAGGTCAGTTATCTGCCATTGCAGCACACCAGCACGGCTAGCAACAAgctacacacacaccccacagtcGGATTCACCCACCACGCCGCTGAGACTGTAGACCTCAACCATCAAGCGAAGGCCCTCTGCAGGAAAGCACAGCCGGGCGGGACCAGGGGTTCCCAGGGAGTTCCTCCGCCCAGACACGAAGAGCTGACCCCACACCTGAGAGGGCGGCCCAGACAGTGAAGCGGGAACCGCCGCCCTTGATGGGAACCCTGGCCCGGCGGCTGCACAGCTCTGTGTTGCTAGCGAGCAGAGTACGAGAATCTGGAGAGGCTAAGCACTTGGTAACGATAAAACCGGGACAAGAAAGCTTCCCATCGGCCAATCCTTACACAGCCCGACAGGGGCTTTTCCCGGATGCCTGGGTCACAGACGCTCCTGGACTGTCCAGGAGGATGAGACAGGAAATCAAGACAGGAGCGCGTGGGCTAAAGGGCAAGCCTCTCTGAGAGGCTCCTCGTGGGCTTACCCCAGGGCCCCCCGGTCAGCTCTCTGCCGGCCTGGAGGAGGCCGCTGGCTGGGATGGCCCCAAGGCCGTGTGGGCAGAGGGCGCCCCCGCTTACCCGCGAGCTTCTCCATCTGGACCAAGGTGTCCTCGGTGGGCGCGCCCTCCAGGAGCTTC
The genomic region above belongs to Myotis daubentonii chromosome 16, mMyoDau2.1, whole genome shotgun sequence and contains:
- the FLCN gene encoding folliculin isoform X3, translated to MNAIVALCHFCELHGPRTLFCTEVLHAPLPKGAGDSPGQGEQAEEEEGGIQMSSGICTHSPAEGASTESSSPGPKKSDMCEGCRSLAVGHPGYLSHDKETSIKYVSHQHPSHPQLFSIVRQACVRSLSCEVCPGREGPIFFGDEQHGFVFSHTFFIKDSLARGFQRWYSIITIMMDRIYLINSWPFLLGKIRGIIDELQGKALKVFEAEQFGCPQRAQRMNTAFTPFLHQRNGNAARSLTSLTSDDNLWACLHTSFAWLLKACGSRLTEKLLEGAPTEDTLVQMEKLADLEEESESWDNSEAEEEKASVLPEGAEGRELTKCPTASSSLSDCESWQPRKLSVFQSLRHMRQVLGASSFRMLAWHVLMGNQVIWKSRDTDLVLSAFEVLRTMLPVGCVRVIPYSSQYEEAYRCNFLGLSPHVQIPTHVLSSEFAVVVEVHTAAPSSLPPAGCEDDQSLSKYEFVVTSGSAVAADRVGPTILNKMEAALTNQNLSVDVVDQCLICLKEEWMNKVKVLFKFTKVDSRPKEDTQKLLSILGASEEDNVKLLKFWMTGLSKTYKSHLMSTVRSPPTTEPRN
- the FLCN gene encoding folliculin isoform X1, giving the protein MQLGLYGVSASALHRARKHGACFPPNWFSFPSRGQGCRSLAVGHPGYLSHDKETSIKYVSHQHPSHPQLFSIVRQACVRSLSCEVCPGREGPIFFGDEQHGFVFSHTFFIKDSLARGFQRWYSIITIMMDRIYLINSWPFLLGKIRGIIDELQGKALKVFEAEQFGCPQRAQRMNTAFTPFLHQRNGNAARSLTSLTSDDNLWACLHTSFAWLLKACGSRLTEKLLEGAPTEDTLVQMEKLADLEEESESWDNSEAEEEKASVLPEGAEGRELTKCPTASSSLSDCESWQPRKLSVFQSLRHMRQVLGASSFRMLAWHVLMGNQVIWKSRDTDLVLSAFEVLRTMLPVGCVRVIPYSSQYEEAYRCNFLGLSPHVQIPTHVLSSGACSPHLRPSAQGLDMGRAFAVRSRMSPAGLGSRGYPQCRTSFPSAIGPLFSAFKMDEVCLDSFIVRVAYRAWFSGGGRPQSGSGNSQWLSKDCSCVWAGESGMPPSWGLAGLRQPPSWSMRLMGSFALSCSVTLPCSLQVFLPFTCLF
- the FLCN gene encoding folliculin isoform X2 — protein: MQLGLYGVSASALHRARKHGACFPPNWFSFPSRGQGCRSLAVGHPGYLSHDKETSIKYVSHQHPSHPQLFSIVRQACVRSLSCEVCPGREGPIFFGDEQHGFVFSHTFFIKDSLARGFQRWYSIITIMMDRIYLINSWPFLLGKIRGIIDELQGKALKVFEAEQFGCPQRAQRMNTAFTPFLHQRNGNAARSLTSLTSDDNLWACLHTSFAWLLKACGSRLTEKLLEGAPTEDTLVQMEKLADLEEESESWDNSEAEEEKASVLPEGAEGRELTKCPTASSSLSDCESWQPRKLSVFQSLRHMRQVLGASSFRMLAWHVLMGNQVIWKSRDTDLVLSAFEVLRTMLPVGCVRVIPYSSQYEEAYRCNFLGLSPHVQIPTHVLSSEFAVVVEVHTAAPSSLPPAGCEDDQSLSKYEFVVTSGSAVAADRVGPTILNKMEAALTNQNLSVDVVDQCLICLKEEWMNKVKVLFKFTKVDSRPKEDTQKLLSILGASEEDNVKLLKFWMTGLSKTYKSHLMSTVRSPPTTEPRN